A section of the Hyphomicrobiaceae bacterium genome encodes:
- a CDS encoding polysaccharide deacetylase family protein — translation MLPVRADPAQPNQRLEIQNACFAPSALSAVPGEERIQKGDHRFSNPPPRTAVFPAAPVPQELRGSIRRVDLPLGKKLVALTFDLCELSHEIAGYEGRIIDTLRKENVKATLFAGGKWMRSHIERTQQLMSDPLFEVANHSEAHRNLRLLNGEALTEEILGPERAWENIRKNLSEKQCLASMPDAIQSIPQRLSLFRFPYGACNPQSLNAVNDSGLLAIQWDVSTGDPSPGTSAAAIVRTAVKRVKPGSILIGHANGRGWHTPDALPLAIAALKKEGYTFVTVSELLASGKPVIAPTCYDNRPGDSDRYDHFTSLLGGNAKTSAQSTGATWGSTVVKPARKGTRNYVKPVPQQPN, via the coding sequence GTGTTACCGGTTCGGGCCGATCCTGCGCAACCGAACCAACGGCTCGAAATCCAGAATGCATGCTTTGCGCCATCGGCACTCAGCGCTGTGCCCGGCGAAGAGCGCATCCAGAAAGGCGATCATCGCTTCTCAAATCCGCCACCGCGTACCGCAGTCTTCCCGGCTGCTCCGGTACCGCAAGAACTGCGCGGATCGATCCGCCGCGTCGACCTTCCTCTCGGAAAGAAGCTCGTCGCGCTAACCTTCGACCTTTGCGAACTCAGCCACGAGATCGCTGGTTACGAAGGGCGCATCATTGACACCCTGCGCAAAGAAAACGTCAAGGCGACCTTGTTTGCTGGCGGCAAATGGATGCGTTCGCACATAGAGCGGACGCAGCAGCTCATGTCCGATCCGTTGTTTGAAGTTGCAAATCACTCCGAAGCCCACCGCAACCTGCGCCTACTCAACGGCGAAGCTTTGACCGAAGAAATCCTCGGGCCGGAGCGAGCGTGGGAGAACATTCGCAAGAATTTGAGTGAGAAGCAGTGCCTGGCGAGTATGCCCGATGCAATTCAAAGCATACCACAGCGCCTGTCACTGTTTCGGTTCCCCTATGGCGCGTGCAATCCACAAAGCCTCAACGCTGTGAACGACTCAGGTCTCCTTGCCATCCAATGGGATGTATCGACTGGCGATCCTTCACCCGGCACGAGCGCAGCCGCGATTGTGCGCACTGCCGTCAAGCGCGTCAAACCCGGTTCAATCCTGATCGGCCATGCAAACGGTCGCGGCTGGCACACACCCGACGCTTTACCGCTCGCCATCGCCGCGCTGAAAAAGGAAGGCTACACCTTCGTCACCGTCTCGGAGCTGCTGGCTTCAGGCAAACCGGTCATTGCCCCCACCTGTTACGACAACCGTCCTGGCGATAGCGACCGCTACGATCACTTCACCAGTTTGCTGGGTGGAAACGCCAAGACCTCGGCTCAGTCTACTGGCGCGACGTGGGGATCGACGGTTGTGAAGCCCGCGCGAAAAGGAACTCGCAACTATGTCAAGCCGGTTCCTCAACAGCCCAACTGA
- the cysE gene encoding serine O-acetyltransferase produces the protein MSKRSPAHGPLHGKVNGNVQSLDPIWAEIRQEASNAMAAEPALVSFIFATVLSHNKLEDSICHRLAQRLNHTDVDAGLIAQTFQTVLETEPEIGATMRADLAAVYDRDPACTRYLDPILYFKGFHALVTHRFAHELWKSGRYDFSYYLQSQSSRIFGVDIHPAARFGKGIMLDHATGLVVGETAVVGDNCSFLHAVTLGGSGKETGDRHPKIGNNVMIGAGAKVLGNIKVGNCSRIAAGSVVLADVPANTTVAGVPARIVGTAGCPEPARNMAQTWVDDFGGL, from the coding sequence GTGAGTAAGCGATCGCCGGCCCATGGTCCGCTCCATGGCAAAGTTAATGGCAACGTTCAAAGCCTGGATCCGATCTGGGCGGAGATACGTCAGGAGGCGAGCAACGCCATGGCGGCGGAGCCCGCGCTCGTCAGCTTCATCTTCGCGACCGTGCTCAGTCACAACAAACTGGAAGATTCCATCTGCCACCGTCTGGCGCAGCGCCTCAATCACACCGATGTTGATGCGGGCCTGATTGCCCAGACGTTCCAGACGGTGCTTGAGACCGAGCCGGAAATTGGGGCGACCATGCGGGCCGATTTGGCGGCCGTCTACGACCGCGATCCTGCCTGCACGCGCTATCTGGACCCAATCCTCTATTTTAAGGGGTTCCACGCTCTCGTGACGCATCGCTTCGCCCACGAGTTGTGGAAGAGCGGCCGGTACGACTTCTCCTATTACCTGCAAAGCCAATCGTCGCGCATCTTTGGCGTCGACATTCACCCGGCTGCGCGCTTTGGCAAGGGTATCATGCTTGACCATGCGACTGGGCTTGTCGTTGGTGAGACGGCGGTGGTCGGTGACAATTGCTCGTTCTTGCACGCGGTAACGCTGGGCGGCAGCGGCAAAGAGACAGGTGACCGCCATCCCAAGATCGGCAACAACGTGATGATCGGCGCAGGCGCCAAGGTTCTCGGCAACATCAAAGTGGGTAACTGCTCGCGCATTGCGGCTGGCTCCGTGGTGCTTGCCGATGTGCCTGCGAACACGACCGTGGCCGGCGTGCCCGCTCGCATCGTCGGTACGGCGGGATGTCCAGAGCCTGCGCGTAACATGGCTCAAACCTGGGTCGATGACTTCGGCGGGCTGTAG
- a CDS encoding PilZ domain-containing protein has product MSLITQEPRAAGRQPGNPRIVPDLRRHRRVPVVLNGRFMREDRQEYNCQVKDISVGGAGLACNVPVEMNERIIAYFDHLGGLEAVVTRVYRDGFAVQFKVSPHKREKLAAQITWLINRDAYPDVAGRAHERFGTGGRKARLRTNENITVDVDVLDISVSGASVGTGARPPIGSTVMLGDFRAVVRRHHDQGLGLQFEEMHDIEVLRRSLL; this is encoded by the coding sequence ATGTCTTTAATAACACAAGAACCCCGCGCAGCCGGTCGCCAGCCGGGCAACCCGCGCATCGTTCCTGATTTACGCCGCCACAGACGCGTGCCCGTTGTCCTGAACGGCCGCTTCATGCGCGAGGATCGTCAGGAATATAACTGCCAGGTAAAAGACATCTCCGTCGGCGGCGCTGGCCTCGCCTGCAACGTCCCCGTTGAGATGAACGAGCGCATCATCGCCTATTTCGACCACTTGGGCGGATTGGAAGCCGTGGTCACTCGCGTCTATCGCGATGGCTTTGCCGTTCAGTTCAAGGTCTCCCCCCACAAGCGCGAAAAGCTCGCTGCACAGATTACTTGGCTCATAAACCGGGACGCCTATCCCGACGTTGCTGGCCGCGCTCACGAGCGCTTTGGAACCGGCGGACGCAAGGCGCGTTTGCGCACCAATGAGAACATCACCGTTGATGTGGATGTGCTCGACATATCCGTATCTGGCGCGTCTGTCGGCACGGGCGCCCGCCCGCCGATCGGCTCAACAGTGATGCTTGGAGATTTCAGGGCTGTGGTGCGTCGGCACCATGACCAGGGCTTGGGGCTTCAATTCGAGGAGATGCACGACATCGAGGTTCTGCGGCGAAGTCTTCTATGA
- a CDS encoding PAS domain-containing protein, whose translation MKEAVSHQLYGYWNAMRGDRLAPKRFEIEPSQLAKILPDTFIMERINPETVRFRLAGTRICEAFATEFRGINVFDLFNLEDKITMQREFSVIARQGAVGVMEIAGSTDSGRTTGFEIVVTPLMHTRDVIDRYLGSIAPIDPPDWLGSEPITTRKLIANKLIWPDGRPHAVIDAMARQSPFMPHVRNARLVRVDRRQFRVYDGGLSDQREDDL comes from the coding sequence ATGAAAGAAGCGGTCTCTCATCAGCTCTATGGTTATTGGAACGCTATGCGGGGCGATCGCCTCGCGCCCAAGCGCTTCGAGATAGAGCCGTCCCAACTCGCCAAGATCCTCCCCGACACCTTCATTATGGAACGTATCAATCCCGAGACGGTCCGGTTCCGGCTGGCGGGAACCAGGATTTGCGAGGCCTTTGCGACCGAGTTCCGCGGAATTAACGTCTTCGACTTGTTCAATTTGGAAGACAAGATCACCATGCAGCGGGAGTTCTCCGTTATCGCCCGCCAGGGTGCCGTAGGGGTGATGGAAATTGCCGGCAGCACGGACAGCGGAAGAACCACCGGCTTTGAGATCGTCGTCACGCCCTTGATGCATACACGCGACGTCATCGACAGATATCTGGGGTCCATTGCGCCGATCGATCCGCCGGATTGGCTGGGCAGCGAACCCATCACCACCCGCAAACTCATTGCCAACAAACTGATCTGGCCGGACGGCCGCCCTCACGCCGTTATCGACGCCATGGCACGTCAGTCACCGTTCATGCCTCATGTGCGCAACGCCCGTCTTGTGCGCGTCGACCGCCGCCAGTTCCGAGTCTACGACGGCGGCCTCTCCGATCAGCGCGAGGACGACCTCTAG
- a CDS encoding MDR family oxidoreductase yields MTQFKALIVEKAAKGLAANFKTLDDNDLMEGDVDVRVTHSTVNYKDGLVLSGRIPPKRLPMIAGIDFAGVVTASTNPRFKPGDEVILNGYGTSERHHGGYAERARVPGDWLVKRPEAFSPAQAMAIGTAGYTAMLCVLALQDHGVTPDKGPVAVSGAAGGVGSIAVSVLSKLGYHVIASTGRREEDAYLKSLGASEIIDRAELSGAAQAFSKERWAGAIDVAGSTTLVNLIAATKYSGCVAATGLAQGTDLPGSVLPFIIRGVTLAGIDSVMAPMAKRERAWSRLAQDLDPAKLAEVTTTHAFEEVPQLAEDILQGKIRGRIVIEIG; encoded by the coding sequence ATGACCCAGTTCAAGGCTCTCATCGTTGAGAAGGCAGCTAAAGGTCTGGCTGCGAATTTCAAGACTCTGGACGACAACGACCTGATGGAGGGCGATGTCGACGTGCGCGTCACCCACTCGACGGTGAACTACAAAGATGGGTTGGTCCTGTCGGGCCGCATTCCGCCCAAACGTCTGCCGATGATCGCGGGCATCGATTTTGCCGGAGTTGTGACGGCCTCGACCAATCCGCGATTTAAGCCCGGCGATGAGGTTATCTTGAACGGCTATGGCACCTCCGAACGCCATCATGGTGGATACGCGGAACGTGCGCGGGTGCCGGGCGACTGGCTGGTCAAGCGTCCCGAAGCGTTCAGCCCGGCTCAGGCCATGGCGATTGGCACGGCAGGCTACACAGCAATGCTGTGCGTTCTCGCGCTTCAAGACCACGGCGTGACGCCAGACAAAGGTCCGGTGGCTGTTTCAGGCGCAGCTGGTGGCGTCGGCTCCATTGCCGTCTCGGTGCTTTCAAAACTGGGCTACCACGTCATCGCATCGACCGGCCGGCGAGAGGAGGATGCCTACCTGAAATCGCTCGGTGCCTCCGAGATAATTGACCGTGCAGAACTGTCGGGTGCTGCTCAAGCCTTCAGCAAGGAACGCTGGGCGGGAGCGATCGACGTCGCGGGATCGACAACTCTGGTCAACCTCATCGCCGCCACGAAGTATTCTGGTTGTGTTGCTGCGACGGGCCTGGCGCAAGGCACAGATCTGCCCGGCAGTGTCCTGCCTTTCATCATTCGCGGAGTTACGCTTGCTGGTATCGACAGCGTTATGGCGCCGATGGCGAAGCGGGAACGAGCATGGAGCCGGTTGGCGCAAGATCTCGACCCGGCCAAACTCGCCGAGGTAACAACCACACATGCCTTCGAGGAAGTCCCCCAGCTGGCTGAGGACATTCTCCAGGGCAAGATCCGCGGCCGCATCGTGATCGAGATCGGCTAA
- a CDS encoding transglutaminase-like cysteine peptidase, translated as MRIYGNASPPYGFVRFCDGHPDECIQAGSPNDVRYEATPERLSELDQVNRLVNKTIEPATDMEIYGVNELWTIPTTRGDCEDFALLKRRMLMDRGWPAGALLMTVVRDEKNEGHAILTARTTQGDFVLDNKNEEVKLWTQTPYHYVMRQSYINPRVWVSLDPSDASQSAAVAGVQANPEPFEMDHN; from the coding sequence ATGCGTATCTACGGGAATGCATCGCCGCCATATGGCTTCGTTCGTTTCTGTGATGGGCATCCAGACGAATGTATTCAGGCGGGTTCTCCAAATGACGTTCGCTATGAGGCGACGCCGGAGCGGCTGAGCGAACTGGATCAGGTCAACCGCCTCGTCAATAAGACGATCGAGCCGGCGACCGACATGGAAATCTACGGCGTCAACGAGCTGTGGACCATTCCCACCACTAGAGGTGACTGTGAGGACTTCGCGCTTTTGAAGCGGCGGATGCTCATGGATCGCGGCTGGCCTGCGGGCGCACTTCTTATGACGGTCGTGCGCGATGAGAAGAATGAAGGTCACGCCATCCTCACCGCCCGCACGACGCAAGGCGACTTCGTCCTCGATAACAAGAACGAGGAAGTGAAGTTGTGGACGCAGACGCCGTATCACTACGTCATGCGCCAGTCCTACATCAATCCGCGCGTGTGGGTGTCTCTGGATCCGTCTGATGCTTCGCAATCGGCTGCGGTTGCTGGTGTCCAGGCAAATCCTGAACCGTTCGAGATGGATCACAACTGA
- a CDS encoding DUF3126 family protein, giving the protein MKKDELARLQTYLRKTFGATTLEVKAQPKKDDMAEVFINGEFVAALYREVEDGETSYQLQMAILDMDLEGV; this is encoded by the coding sequence GTGAAGAAAGACGAACTTGCTCGGCTGCAAACCTACTTGCGGAAGACCTTTGGAGCCACGACCCTCGAGGTGAAGGCCCAGCCCAAGAAGGATGACATGGCGGAAGTCTTCATCAATGGGGAGTTCGTGGCCGCCCTGTACCGCGAGGTCGAGGATGGCGAGACCTCTTATCAGCTCCAGATGGCGATCCTCGACATGGATCTGGAAGGCGTCTGA
- a CDS encoding enoyl-CoA hydratase, whose protein sequence is MTTASTTAATPALRYVKEGPLAFIIADNPARMNAYTAAMWAAIPQHIATAVADPEVRVVVMRGAGEKAFSAGADISEFDSARTGDAAKTYDALNDAAFNAIIGCPKPTIAMIHGFCLGGGLGLALCCDMRVADDVSQFAIPAAKLGIGYNARWVRPILAAIPAFRAKELLFTGRRYSASEALAIGLISRLVAANDLDVATRQLASEIAANAPLSVMAAKRVIDEIDRHPETPDMAALDAAIAKCFASEDYAEGRRAFLEKRKPQFKGK, encoded by the coding sequence TTGACGACCGCAAGCACGACCGCCGCCACCCCTGCCCTACGCTACGTCAAGGAAGGGCCGCTCGCCTTCATCATCGCCGACAACCCGGCCCGTATGAATGCCTATACGGCGGCGATGTGGGCTGCGATCCCCCAGCACATCGCGACCGCCGTTGCCGACCCCGAGGTTCGGGTTGTCGTGATGCGCGGTGCGGGCGAAAAGGCGTTCTCGGCGGGGGCGGATATTTCCGAGTTTGATAGTGCCCGAACGGGCGATGCGGCTAAAACCTACGACGCCCTCAACGACGCCGCTTTCAATGCGATCATCGGCTGCCCGAAGCCAACCATCGCGATGATCCATGGCTTTTGTCTCGGCGGTGGACTTGGGCTAGCTTTGTGCTGCGACATGCGCGTTGCCGACGACGTGAGCCAGTTCGCAATTCCCGCTGCCAAGCTCGGCATTGGCTATAATGCACGCTGGGTGCGCCCTATCCTTGCGGCCATCCCGGCCTTCCGTGCCAAGGAACTGCTGTTTACGGGCCGGCGTTACAGCGCCAGCGAAGCGCTTGCTATTGGTCTCATCTCCCGCCTCGTCGCGGCCAACGACCTCGATGTCGCTACCCGGCAACTCGCGAGCGAGATTGCTGCCAACGCACCGCTGTCGGTGATGGCCGCAAAACGCGTCATTGATGAGATCGACCGTCATCCCGAAACACCGGACATGGCAGCGCTCGACGCGGCCATCGCCAAGTGCTTCGCAAGCGAGGACTATGCCGAAGGCCGCCGCGCCTTCCTGGAGAAGCGCAAACCTCAGTTCAAAGGAAAGTAG
- a CDS encoding ABC transporter ATP-binding protein yields MPAIISVKDISKTYASGFSALRGINLEINEGEIFALLGPNGAGKTTLINIICGIVNATSGSVAVAGYDNVKEYRATRGAIGLVPQELTLDMFESVWTTVNFSRGLFGKPKDYALVEKILRQLSLWDKKDSRIMSLSGGMKRRLLIAKALSHEPRILFLDEPTAGVDVELRRGMWDVINEMRAAGVTVILTTHYIEEAELMADRVGVILKGDIILVERKDELMRKLGRKMLVLELQTPLDALPGGLEAHHLTLSDDGARLTYTFDAKGERTGITSLLNDLRAAGITFSDLRTEQSSLEDIFVDLVKRAEQ; encoded by the coding sequence ATGCCAGCGATCATATCTGTCAAAGACATCTCCAAGACCTATGCCTCGGGGTTCAGCGCGCTGCGCGGAATCAATCTCGAGATCAATGAAGGCGAAATTTTTGCCCTGCTGGGACCTAACGGTGCCGGCAAGACAACGCTCATCAATATCATTTGCGGGATAGTGAATGCGACCTCGGGCTCGGTTGCCGTTGCGGGTTACGACAACGTCAAAGAGTATCGCGCAACCCGTGGCGCCATCGGACTGGTGCCGCAAGAGCTGACGCTCGACATGTTTGAATCCGTGTGGACGACGGTGAACTTCAGCCGGGGTCTTTTCGGCAAGCCAAAAGACTACGCTCTTGTCGAGAAGATCCTTCGCCAGCTTTCGCTCTGGGACAAGAAGGACAGCCGCATCATGAGCCTGTCGGGCGGCATGAAGCGACGCCTCTTGATTGCAAAGGCGCTATCGCACGAACCGCGGATTCTATTTCTGGACGAGCCGACAGCTGGCGTCGATGTCGAACTGCGTCGTGGTATGTGGGACGTTATCAACGAGATGCGCGCGGCAGGTGTGACCGTCATTCTCACGACGCATTACATTGAGGAAGCCGAATTGATGGCCGACCGCGTAGGCGTCATCCTCAAGGGAGACATCATTCTTGTGGAACGTAAGGACGAGCTGATGCGCAAGCTCGGCCGTAAGATGCTCGTGCTAGAGCTACAGACACCGCTTGATGCCTTGCCTGGCGGCTTGGAAGCGCACCATCTCACGCTTTCTGATGACGGGGCGCGTTTGACCTACACCTTCGACGCGAAGGGAGAGCGCACTGGCATCACCAGTCTACTTAACGATTTGCGCGCTGCCGGGATTACCTTCTCCGACTTGCGGACTGAGCAGAGCTCGCTTGAGGATATCTTTGTGGATCTGGTCAAGAGGGCGGAGCAGTGA
- the metF gene encoding methylenetetrahydrofolate reductase [NAD(P)H], whose product MAESKERRSRLLGTGDIDVSFEFFPPKSDKMEEQLWAAISRLAPLAPEFVSVTYGAGGSTRERTHATVSRIIRETGLRPAAHLTCVDATKEEVNEVARAYWAAGVRHIVALRGDPVGGVGTHYEPHGGGYANAADLVAGLKKIAGFEISVAGYPEKHPESVTLAADMDNLKAKVDAGADRIITQFGFDNTHFLRFLERARAAGIWIPIIPGLVPIHNFRQVAGFAVRAGATVPAWLARRFEGIEDDERTTHLVAAAVATEQAMQLVDEGIKSFHFYTLNRADLVYAICHLLGLRPLKVAPLEKKQAAG is encoded by the coding sequence ATGGCAGAGTCAAAAGAAAGAAGAAGCCGCTTGCTCGGTACGGGCGACATTGATGTTTCGTTCGAATTCTTCCCGCCCAAATCTGATAAGATGGAAGAGCAGCTTTGGGCTGCCATTTCGCGATTGGCGCCACTTGCGCCGGAATTCGTGTCGGTGACATACGGCGCGGGCGGCTCCACGCGCGAGCGCACCCATGCCACGGTTTCGCGCATTATTCGAGAGACCGGATTGCGACCGGCCGCGCATCTCACCTGCGTCGATGCGACGAAGGAGGAGGTGAATGAGGTAGCGCGTGCCTATTGGGCAGCCGGTGTGCGCCACATCGTTGCTTTGCGCGGCGATCCCGTTGGAGGCGTCGGCACGCACTATGAGCCGCATGGGGGAGGCTATGCAAACGCTGCCGATCTTGTAGCGGGCCTGAAGAAGATCGCGGGCTTTGAGATTTCCGTTGCCGGGTATCCTGAGAAGCATCCTGAAAGCGTTACGCTCGCCGCCGACATGGATAATCTGAAGGCCAAGGTCGATGCCGGAGCGGATCGGATCATCACGCAGTTTGGCTTCGACAATACCCACTTTCTGCGGTTCCTTGAGCGCGCGCGCGCTGCGGGAATTTGGATCCCGATTATTCCGGGGCTTGTGCCCATTCACAACTTTCGACAGGTCGCGGGCTTTGCCGTACGCGCGGGCGCCACGGTGCCTGCGTGGCTGGCGCGGCGCTTCGAAGGCATCGAGGACGACGAGCGCACCACGCATCTGGTGGCAGCGGCAGTCGCAACCGAGCAGGCGATGCAGCTTGTCGATGAAGGTATCAAGTCATTCCACTTTTACACGCTGAACCGAGCTGACCTCGTTTACGCGATCTGTCACCTGCTGGGTCTTCGGCCTTTAAAGGTGGCGCCGTTGGAGAAGAAGCAGGCTGCGGGCTGA
- a CDS encoding GNAT family N-acetyltransferase, protein MSSRFLNSPTEPVVIGPALSVSACTLQEAKALSIAFAHMEPWSRYPFPAPTLEAYLAGQELGAPRYAIYAQNRLAGAVGLRLNWLRGPYIQFLGVLPEFQTIGIGGEILKKLEQDAREAGSRNLWVAASDFNEGAQRFYSRHGFAHVGVLDDLVRDGIAEVLLRKRL, encoded by the coding sequence ATGTCAAGCCGGTTCCTCAACAGCCCAACTGAGCCTGTCGTCATAGGCCCGGCTCTCAGCGTCTCGGCCTGCACACTGCAGGAGGCGAAGGCCCTCAGCATCGCCTTCGCGCACATGGAGCCGTGGTCGCGCTATCCGTTTCCTGCCCCCACGCTTGAAGCCTACCTCGCAGGCCAAGAGCTGGGAGCACCGCGCTACGCGATCTACGCTCAAAATCGACTTGCGGGCGCAGTGGGATTACGCCTCAACTGGCTTCGGGGACCTTACATACAGTTCCTCGGAGTGCTGCCTGAGTTTCAGACCATCGGGATTGGAGGCGAGATACTAAAGAAGCTGGAGCAGGATGCACGGGAGGCCGGGAGCCGGAACCTGTGGGTCGCCGCGTCCGACTTCAACGAAGGCGCACAACGCTTCTATTCCCGACACGGCTTTGCGCACGTGGGCGTCCTCGACGATCTCGTTCGGGATGGTATCGCCGAGGTTCTTCTACGAAAGCGCCTTTAG
- a CDS encoding ABC transporter permease, which yields MNIEAVKALYVFEMSRWKRTLMQSIISPVLSTALYFVVFGAAIGSRISQVDGISYGAFIVPGLMMMLILTQSTANASFGIYFPRFTGTIYEILSAPISPVEIVLGYVGAATTKSVILALIVLVTASLFVDVRIAHPFWMLAFLLLTSVSFSLLGFIIGLWAEGFEKLQLIPLLVITPLSFLGGTFYSLNMLPPFWKAVTLLNPMVYLISGFRWSFYEISDVGVELSLMMTFLFLIICLAVIWYIFKTGYRLKT from the coding sequence GTGAATATAGAAGCGGTAAAAGCGCTCTACGTTTTCGAGATGTCGCGCTGGAAGCGCACGCTCATGCAGAGCATTATCTCGCCGGTCCTTTCCACTGCTTTGTATTTCGTCGTGTTCGGTGCTGCTATTGGTTCGAGGATCTCGCAGGTGGACGGCATAAGCTATGGTGCGTTCATCGTGCCAGGCCTCATGATGATGCTCATCTTAACGCAGAGCACAGCCAACGCCTCTTTTGGAATCTACTTTCCCCGCTTCACAGGAACGATTTACGAGATCCTGTCCGCGCCAATCTCGCCCGTTGAGATCGTGCTTGGCTATGTGGGGGCCGCGACTACCAAATCGGTAATTCTTGCCCTCATCGTTCTCGTAACCGCGAGTTTATTCGTCGACGTTCGCATCGCACATCCGTTCTGGATGCTCGCGTTTCTTTTGCTGACGTCAGTTTCTTTCAGCCTGCTTGGATTCATCATCGGATTGTGGGCGGAAGGATTCGAAAAGCTGCAACTTATTCCGTTGCTCGTTATTACGCCCCTGTCCTTCCTGGGCGGTACGTTCTACTCGCTGAACATGCTGCCACCTTTCTGGAAGGCGGTGACACTTCTTAACCCCATGGTCTATTTGATCAGCGGCTTTCGCTGGAGTTTCTACGAGATCTCAGATGTCGGCGTGGAGCTGAGCCTGATGATGACGTTCCTTTTTCTCATCATCTGCCTTGCCGTGATTTGGTATATATTTAAGACCGGATACCGTTTGAAGACATGA
- a CDS encoding gamma carbonic anhydrase family protein: MTLYDLGGVSPTLPEEGRYWVAPNAVVLGNVTLEDEASVWFGAVLRGDNEPIRIGERSNIQDGCVLHTDPGFPLQIGSDCTVGHMVMLHGCTIGRASLIGIGSVILNGAQIGEECVIGANTLIPEGKVIPPRSMVIGSPGKIVRTLTDDEAQRFSSGAARYVSNWKRYAASFKPSAS, translated from the coding sequence ATGACACTATATGACTTGGGAGGCGTAAGCCCGACATTGCCGGAGGAGGGCCGCTACTGGGTGGCTCCCAACGCTGTCGTGCTCGGTAACGTCACGTTGGAGGACGAGGCCAGCGTCTGGTTTGGCGCGGTCTTGCGTGGAGACAACGAGCCGATCCGGATTGGGGAGCGTTCCAACATCCAGGATGGCTGCGTACTCCACACGGATCCGGGATTTCCCCTCCAGATTGGATCCGACTGCACCGTCGGCCACATGGTCATGCTGCACGGTTGCACGATTGGACGGGCAAGCCTCATCGGGATCGGCTCCGTTATTCTCAACGGAGCCCAGATCGGTGAGGAGTGCGTCATCGGCGCAAACACCCTCATTCCGGAAGGCAAGGTCATTCCTCCCCGATCGATGGTCATCGGATCACCTGGTAAGATCGTGCGAACATTGACCGATGATGAAGCTCAGCGCTTTTCCTCTGGCGCCGCCCGTTATGTCTCCAACTGGAAACGCTACGCTGCTAGCTTCAAACCTTCGGCATCCTGA
- a CDS encoding metalloregulator ArsR/SmtB family transcription factor, which produces MKAAAEPTRLRILLLLQAGELNVKDLTLILGQSQPRISRHLKLMVEAGLIERFREGSWVYFHISDRAPGGRLALRLLADIDPADANARRDRERAEALKRDREAAAQKFFEAHAADWDRIRALHVSESDVEAAMLNALGAGPFSFLVDLGTGTGRVLELLGERYTRGLGIDVNQAMLTYARARLSKSGNASAQVRHGDIYALSLADQSADAIVMHQVLHFLSDPALAIRESARVLKPGGKMLIVDFAPHTLEFLRDQEAHERLGFARAQVTQWMEAAGLIARSYQQLAPSEDEKTKKLTVSIWLGERSGDADRHTHKAGGQRTDTRLEEAR; this is translated from the coding sequence ATGAAGGCGGCGGCGGAGCCGACCCGGTTGCGCATCCTGCTGCTGCTTCAGGCGGGCGAGCTCAATGTCAAAGACCTGACTTTGATCCTCGGCCAAAGCCAGCCCCGCATCTCGCGCCATCTTAAGCTGATGGTTGAAGCCGGGCTTATCGAGCGGTTCCGCGAGGGCAGTTGGGTCTATTTCCACATTTCAGATCGCGCGCCCGGCGGCCGCCTTGCTCTGAGGCTGTTGGCCGACATTGATCCCGCTGACGCGAACGCCCGCCGCGACCGTGAGCGGGCAGAAGCCCTCAAACGGGATCGCGAAGCTGCAGCTCAGAAATTCTTTGAAGCGCACGCCGCCGATTGGGATCGCATCCGCGCGCTCCACGTTTCCGAAAGCGATGTTGAAGCGGCGATGCTGAATGCGTTGGGAGCGGGTCCCTTCTCGTTTTTGGTCGATTTGGGCACCGGTACGGGCCGCGTTCTGGAGCTGTTGGGAGAGCGCTACACGCGCGGCCTTGGCATCGACGTAAACCAGGCAATGTTGACCTACGCTCGCGCGCGCCTTTCGAAGTCGGGCAATGCTTCGGCACAAGTACGCCACGGCGACATCTATGCGCTATCGCTGGCGGATCAGTCCGCTGATGCCATTGTGATGCATCAGGTCTTGCACTTTCTCTCCGATCCCGCGCTCGCAATTCGCGAGTCTGCTCGTGTTCTCAAGCCGGGCGGGAAGATGCTGATTGTAGATTTCGCACCGCATACGCTGGAATTCCTGCGCGATCAGGAAGCACATGAGCGCCTCGGGTTTGCGCGTGCGCAGGTCACGCAATGGATGGAGGCTGCCGGGCTGATCGCGCGGAGCTATCAGCAACTGGCACCCAGCGAGGATGAGAAGACGAAAAAGCTGACGGTGTCGATCTGGCTGGGAGAACGTTCCGGCGATGCCGATAGGCACACACATAAGGCCGGCGGCCAGAGAACCGACACGCGTTTGGAGGAAGCCCGATAA